A genomic window from Thermoanaerobacterales bacterium includes:
- a CDS encoding ATP-binding cassette domain-containing protein translates to MLVLNNVEVMYDRVVLVLKGMSLTVPDGRVVALLGANGAGKTSTLKAISGLLKAENGEVTDGQIEFDG, encoded by the coding sequence ATGCTTGTGCTTAATAACGTGGAAGTCATGTACGACCGGGTCGTTCTGGTCCTCAAGGGCATGTCGCTGACGGTACCAGACGGGAGGGTGGTTGCCCTGCTTGGGGCGAACGGGGCCGGTAAGACCTCGACGCTGAAGGCCATTTCCGGCCTCCTTAAGGCCGAGAACGGCGAGGTTACCGACGGGCAGATAGAATTCGACGGCA